The following is a genomic window from Phaseolus vulgaris cultivar G19833 chromosome 6, P. vulgaris v2.0, whole genome shotgun sequence.
TTGTCCTTCtcactaataatttttataaaaataaaaagaatgaaACTTACCTAAGAaagtttcaaatatttttgtagcatttataatatgaaattagaTCCTATGATGTAGACCAAGTGGTGTTCACATTCTTCCAATTAATTGGAAGTTCCTATCAAACTGTACATTTCTTATGCATGGTATATAGTCGCACTTGAGAGAGTTGGTGTGTTCCTATTAGAACATAATCCACTACTCAATTCAGTGTCACGATATCATCCACTCATAATTCAAAATTCCTTCGTGGTCCATTTGCCAGAATATAGTtcttttttatatgatattcaTATTTGACTTTAATATAATGTTCACATGCtcaaattttagagataaaataaatttgtatatgagactgtatatgtatatttatgagaatattaaataatttgataagttcaataaattataatttattagaataaattttaagtcaactttaaatctaatttaattaaaatatttttattttgaatcaatataaaaattttaacaatattttttaaatggtaCATGAAGTTTCAAATGTTCATGGACATATGAATATGAGTGTATATAACACCAAAAGTAAAAGTGCATGTGTAAGTTACAAAACTCTAAAGAGGATTAgtataatttattcaataatcaaatttataatctaaataatttgtaGTTAAAAACTTTGTAGCTAACTAGATACCAATTCAAAAACTACTTAACAagctaaaattatttttagtctctaaaatggtttctagtTTAATCACAAtgacaactaattatttttttttctaaaattgatttctatttcataattttcttgtagtattcaTTGTAAAATGGAAAagacatttttcttttatatctcTTAAGAGTTTTTCGTAAATGCTAAATACATTATATCAAGATGAATTATTTGAAACAGACACCTTCTAATAaatggttaaatatatttttcgtctTTATACTTTtgtgtataatttattttcattcttagtCCAAACTTTAGATCTTAggtatttgtaataaaaaaaacttttaaaataaatctttgtcagtcaaaaaaaaaattatgtgacaAACAAATTTTCAGTGTGAacaatgttaaaatatttcatattaactTATCAcctaatatttaatataaatgttataatttataatactaTAGTATAATTcacatttaatattatttagaaaaacattaataggtaattattttaataatttttttattataataatatttaaaaatttaaaatttatactataaaaaaattaatttaaagttaTAAGCGAAAAATATATTGAATCCTTTTAATAAAAATGCAGTTATCAGAGTAGTGaagttcaaatattttattgaaaaaaactatagataaagaaaacacattgaggaaaaacaaaattaattttttgattTGGGTGTATATTCAAACAGTGAGAATATCTGGTATTGTGATGGTTTTAACAGGATGCTGATTAGGATTTGCGGGTTACTATATTAACCCGCCCACcaaataaacttttaaatattaagtATGATACGATTAGGTATGATATGACACCcacaaaatttttattttattttgagaagcattaccaaaaatataaaatattaatgttacGCTTTTCATCAAATTGAGAATATGTTATGCAGAATTAGTGTGTTGCGCATGCTATCTATCCCCAATCGTAAAGGAAGATGAACCTCTCACTTTCTTTCATTTTCCTCACTTCCTCTTTCTTTAAGCTttcatttcttctttttcttacctcattatcaaaatacaaaaactacttttaatatcaaaatatttaatcaaCCCAAAAATATTCTTATACCCCCAAAATTATAAATTACGCTCACCCCTGAAAGTTTATACATAATTACAAAGATTACTCTTTAATTTGAAAACTAGAATTCTACACAACCCCTTTTGACAAAGGAAATTTCTTCTGCTTACCttatctatgcttggcaaaaaCATGTTACAAAACTTTAGTGTGCCATTATACTTTGCGTGTAGCACTGAGTAAGTAAAATGTGAATTTGATACGAGCCATGAAATGAATTGAGTATTATGAAATATGCAGaatcttattaaaaaattatgcagAATTTTCTTTAGTTGTTGCATGATCACAAAATGCTGCAAGAATGCAGACAAACTTATCTctagttattaaaaaatatttcgaAAGTAGTGGGGCCATTGAAGACTGTTGCTTTGCTTATACCATTCTTTTTAGCAACTATGAAGCATAGGGAAGTCCTTTCGGATTATGTTAAATGTGAAAGTGGTCGATGTTCTTGCAATCAAAGATATATCAGAAAGCTCATGTTCCACACTGTCATGATTAAGAATAGAACATTAATTACAAGATAATGCCAACACTCTTCATCTGCATTGTGACGTTTTTCTTAGCTCAATTATACGTAAACTATAGTATAACACATTTGTGACCGTAGTTCATTATGGTCGtataaatataacatttatGATAGCCTCCTTAAGCACAAAAACACAAACCTCAGAAGAACACAAAACCATGTTGTCACCAAGCTCACACTTGGCAATTTTAGTCCTCCTATTATCAGTTTCATTAGCAGCTTCTGCTTCACTTGATGAAAACTTTGCCCAATGTCTCAGCTTCTATTCAGACAAAGCAGCTCCATTTTATGCCTCAATTTACACTCCAAAAAATGCTTCATTTACCAACATCCTCGAATCCTCTGCACAGAACCTAAGGTATTTGGTGCCTTCAGCGCCAAAACCAGAGCTTATATTCACACCCTTGACTGATTCACATGTCCAAGTGGCAGTGACTTGCTCAAAGAAACTTGGTATTCATCTCAGAATTCGTAGTGGTGGCCATGACTATGAAGGACTCTCGTATGTTTCCGAAGTTGAGGCCCCTTTCATAATTGTTGATTTGTCCAAGCTTCGTGCCATAAATGTTGATATAAAAGACAACAGTGCTTGGATTCAAGCTGGTGCCACTATTGGAGAAGTCTATTACAGAATATATGAGAAAAGTTCAGTTCATGGTTTCCCTGCAGGCCTTTGCACAAGTCTAGGTGTTGGAGGGCACATCACGGGAGGTGCATATGGATCCATGATGAGAAAGTATGGTCTTGGAGCTGATAATGTCCTAGATGCAAAACTAGTTGATGCAAATGGCCAAATCCTTGATAGGGAAGCCATGGGGGAAGACCTATTTTGGGCAATTAGAGGAGGTGGAGGAGCAAGCTTTGGCATCCTTCTCTGGTGGAAGATAAAGCTGGTTCCTGTGCCAGAAAATGTGACAGTTTTTACAGTTACAAGGAGCCTAGAGCAAGATGCAACAAAGATTGTTCATAGATGGCAGGAAGTGGCACCCTATATTGATGAGGATCTCTTCATCAGAGTCATCATTCAACCAGCAACTGTTGGGAACAAAACTGAGAGAACCATCACAACATCTTACAATGCTCAATTCCTTGGTGGGGCAGACAGACTCCTCCAAGTGATGAAGGAAAACTTTCCTGAATTGGGTTTGACAAGAAAAGATTGCCTTGAAACTAGTTGGATCAAGTCTGTGCTCTATATTGCTGGTTATCCTAACGACACTCCCCCTGAAGTTTTGCTTCAAGGTAAGTCAACATTCAAGAACTACTTCAAAGCCAAGTCAGATTTTGTGAGAGAACCAATACCAGAAACCGGGCTTCAGGGACTCTGGCAAAGATTGCTGGAAGAAGACAGTCCCTTGATGATTTGGAACCCATATGGTGGAATGATGAGCAAATTTTCAGAGTCTGACATTCCCTTTCCTCACAGGAATGGAACACTTTACAAAATCCAGTACTTATCTCTTTGGCAAGATGGGGATAAGAATGCCACAAAGCATATAGACTGGATTAGGAAGCTTTACAACTACATGACTCCTTATGTGTCTAAGTTCCCAAGGGAGGCATATGTGAACTACAGAGATCTTGATTTGGGAATGAACAAGAAGAACTACACAAGTTACATACAGGCAACTTCTTGGGGCAATATGTATTTCAAGGATAATTTCAACAGGTTGGTAAAAATAAAGACCAAAGTGGATCCTGATGATGTGTTCCGGCATGAGCAGAGTATTCCACCACTTCCAGTTTCAAGTATGAagttaaaagacaaaaaaagcaAGACCTGGGAATGAGGCACTGTCTTGGTGGAGGGAGTCATTGGACTGGtttctatatatttgttatgtGGTTCATTAGCTAATTTAGATGAATAAAGGATACATTTGG
Proteins encoded in this region:
- the LOC137832006 gene encoding monolignol oxidoreductase AtBBE-like 13, with product MIASLSTKTQTSEEHKTMLSPSSHLAILVLLLSVSLAASASLDENFAQCLSFYSDKAAPFYASIYTPKNASFTNILESSAQNLRYLVPSAPKPELIFTPLTDSHVQVAVTCSKKLGIHLRIRSGGHDYEGLSYVSEVEAPFIIVDLSKLRAINVDIKDNSAWIQAGATIGEVYYRIYEKSSVHGFPAGLCTSLGVGGHITGGAYGSMMRKYGLGADNVLDAKLVDANGQILDREAMGEDLFWAIRGGGGASFGILLWWKIKLVPVPENVTVFTVTRSLEQDATKIVHRWQEVAPYIDEDLFIRVIIQPATVGNKTERTITTSYNAQFLGGADRLLQVMKENFPELGLTRKDCLETSWIKSVLYIAGYPNDTPPEVLLQGKSTFKNYFKAKSDFVREPIPETGLQGLWQRLLEEDSPLMIWNPYGGMMSKFSESDIPFPHRNGTLYKIQYLSLWQDGDKNATKHIDWIRKLYNYMTPYVSKFPREAYVNYRDLDLGMNKKNYTSYIQATSWGNMYFKDNFNRLVKIKTKVDPDDVFRHEQSIPPLPVSSMKLKDKKSKTWE